From Anopheles coluzzii chromosome 3, AcolN3, whole genome shotgun sequence, the proteins below share one genomic window:
- the LOC120957400 gene encoding protein PTCD3 homolog, mitochondrial: MNNLWKSMYRLRVHSRNHTLAYGKVFSASQSTSSQPASSTGDTGATAPPAKEKIVIPTRIERGPTDILMALSATVGFDPTAPHYKYHDDPYLIPTSNANKKTYALAQEAGRKAAHWIRQENAKLFRHMEADPPVQAFVPTMVYNEESQVETTDLQQLIDSVEVKDAILVYNLLKKNGIEMGDELKQQLLELLCFYNHEDTLPEQFIEERWFRQGTVGRERQRKTWKDFELAEELFHGLESKRSEHYCAMIRGMARFFQVEKAWALYQETVEKGIELDTNTFNSLLHIASFLKESYDKRWDLVCEVMTTMKQQGLRPNLGTLNGILQTVTTIGGYNHPRTYALKTLAEFKQLGIEPSLASWYYMLVIFCRERGPVSHVLHDIMNEIESKEFTIQDPKDTFFFVTAMDVCRNHLHDKELAKRVNQLLHQGENYNLIGDSYKESIYYRHYFALLATTEPLDSFLETYHLLVPNVYIPEPSVMEDILRSVEMNTAIEHVPLLWSHMVQFDHTGRENLVSLLLHIMVTNQPSADEPKHAELVQRFANIAWDMWNRMEERAAAPRATTTTGMPGPMLGDVLLLCARAGDYEKATAVFTKLSKEQNSIVGEPRIDGLREFVNLCVANRTPSVALQCLQYCSENGYPESVDIGRHIFNSFTLDQTQVSKIRSLVGAEAVKPKQNAAGSE, encoded by the coding sequence ATGAACAATTTGTGGAAATCCATGTACCGATTACGGGTGCACTCGCGCAACCACACGCTGGCGTACGGCAAAGTGTTCAGCGCATCGCAAAGCACCTCATCGCAGCCGGCATCGTCGACGGGTGATACCGGTGCGACAGCACCACCGGCGAAAGAGAAGATAGTAATCCCGACTCGAATCGAACGCGGCCCGACCGACATTCTGATGGCactgtccgcgacggtcgggttCGATCCGACCGCTCCGCACTACAAATACCACGACGATCCGTACCTGATACCGACGTCGAACGCGAACAAGAAAACGTACGCCCTGGCGCAGGAGGCGGGACGCAAGGCGGCCCACTGGATACGGCAGGAGAACGCGAAGCTGTTCCGGCACATGGAAGCTGACCCGCCGGTGCAAGCGTTCGTACCGACGATGGTGTACAACGAGGAAAGCCAGGTGGAGACGACCGATCTGCAGCAGCTGATCGACAGCGTGGAGGTGAAGGACGCGATACTGGTGTACAATCTGCTGAAGAAGAACGGTATCGAGATGGGGGATGAGCTGAAGCAGCAGCTGTTGGAGCTGCTCTGCTTCTACAACCACGAGGACACGCTGCCGGAACAGTTCATCGAGGAGCGTTGGTTCCGCCAGGGAACGGTTGGCCGCGAACGGCAGCGCAAAACGTGGAAAGACTTCGAGCTGGCGGAGGAACTGTTCCACGGGCTGGAATCGAAACGGTCCGAGCACTATTGTGCCATGATCCGCGGCATGGCACGCTTCTTCCAGGTCGAGAAAGCCTGGGCCCTGTACCAGGAGACGGTGGAGAAGGGCATCGAGCTCGACACGAACACGTTCAACAGTTTGCTGCACATCGCCTCGTTCCTGAAGGAAAGCTACGACAAGCGGTGGGATCTGGTGTGCGAGGTTATGACTACGATGAAGCAGCAGGGACTGCGGCCGAACCTCGGTACGCTGAACGGGATCCTGCAGACGGTGACAACGATCGGTGGGTACAATCATCCGCGCACGTACGCGCTGAAAACGTTGGCCGAGTTTAAGCAGCTCGGTATCGAACCGTCCCTGGCGAGCTGGTACTACATGCTGGTCATCTTCTGTCGCGAACGGGGCCCGGTCAGCCACGTGCTGCACGACATTATGAACGAAATCGAGAGCAAAGAGTTTACGATCCAGGATCCGAAGGATACGTTCTTCTTCGTGACGGCGATGGACGTGTGCCGCAACCATCTGCACGATAAGGAGCTGGCGAAGCGCGTCAACCAGCTGCTGCACCAAGGCGAAAACTACAACCTGATTGGCGATTCATACAAGGAATCGATCTACTATCGGCACTACTTTGCCCTGCTGGCGACCACGGAACCGCTCGACAGTTTCCTCGAAACGTACCACCTACTGGTGCCGAACGTTTACATACCGGAACCGTCGGTGATGGAGGACATTTTGCGCTCGGTCGAGATGAACACCGCTATCGAGCACGTGCCGCTGCTGTGGTCCCACATGGTGCAGTTCGACCATACGGGGCGGGAAAATCTGGTcagcctgctgctgcacatCATGGTCACGAATCAACCGTCGGCGGACGAGCCGAAGCATGCGGAGCTGGTTCAGCGCTTCGCCAACATTGCGTGGGACATGTGGAACCGGATGGAGGAGCGTGCTGCGGCACCGCGCGCCACCACGACGACCGGCATGCCCGGACCGATGCTGGGCGacgtgttgctgctgtgtgccCGGGCTGGGGATTACGAGAAGGCGACGGCCGTCTTTACCAAGCTCAGCAAGGAACAGAACTCGATCGTGGGTGAGCCGAGGATTGACGGGTTGCGCGAGTTTGTGAATTTGTGCGTGGCCA